Proteins encoded together in one Triticum dicoccoides isolate Atlit2015 ecotype Zavitan chromosome 7B, WEW_v2.0, whole genome shotgun sequence window:
- the LOC119335852 gene encoding putative serpin-Z6A — MQFLKPRTVRLYPKLRRWILTDAASSGPGLQPLALALNKRLADDAGKSNKNLVFSPLSICAALSLVAAGARERTLAEMLDVLGARSRDDLAGSVRALAEQALADQSWAGGPHVSFACAVWHDKTRPLKPGYADAAVKSYKAQTCAVDFHEKPKEAGEQINAWVAASTNKLIPSIVDPDTLSNQTDLVVANAIYFKGKWDKPFDEEDTKEDKFHRRDSSTIDVPFMRGWGKQRIACHEGFKVLQLRYQRGLPSPTQPPAHYSMCIFLPDDRDGLSQLTDRMAGDPDFLREHLPTSTVLVGDFRLPKFKLAFDTELAGVFHDLGLKDAFDPEKADFTDMAEGAGRPLALEEMLHKAVIEVNEEGTEAAAVTAALMFGCASGYPPPCVDFVADHPFAFFVMEEASGAIMFAGHVLDPSSE; from the exons ATGCAGTTCCTGAAGCCGCGCACCGTCCGCCTCTACCCCAAACTACGGCGATGGATCTTGACGGACGCCGCGAGCTCCGGTCCTGGCCTGCAGCCGCTCGCTCTAGCCCTCAACAAGCGCCTCGCCGACGACGCTGGGAAGAGCAACAAGAACCTCGTCTTCTCGCCGTTGTCCATCTGCGCGGCGCTATCGCTGGTGGCCGCCGGCGCCCGCGAGCGCACCCTGGCGGAGATGCTCGACGTCCTCGGCGCGCGGTCCCGGGACGACCTTGCCGGGTCAGTCCGCGCGCTGGCGGAGCAGGCCCTCGCCGACCAGTCATGGGCCGGCGGACCTCACGTCAGCTTCGCTTGCGCCGTGTGGCACGACAAGACGAGGCCCCTCAAGCCCGGCTACGCCGACGCCGCCGTCAAGTCCTACAAGGCGCAGACGTGCGCCGTCGACTTCCACGAGAAG CCCAAGGAAGCTGGGGAGCAGATCAACGCATGGGTGGCGGCGTCGACGAACAAGCTCATCCCCTCAATCGTTGATCCAGATACACTGTCCAACCAGACCGACCTCGTCGTCGCCAACGCCATCTACTTCAAGGGCAAGTGGGACAAGCCGTTCGACGAGGAAGACACCAAGGAGGACAAGTTCCACCGCCGTGACAGCAGCACCATCGACGTGCCCTTCATGCGAGGCTGGGGCAAGCAGCGTATCGCGTGCCACGAAGGCTTCAAGGTGCTCCAGCTTCGTTACCAGAGAGGCCTGCCGTCGCCCACTCAGCCGCCGGCACACTACTCGATGTGCATCTTCCTCCCCGACGACCGTGATGGGCTGTCGCAGCTGACCGACAGGATGGCGGGCGACCCTGACTTTCTACGCGAGCACTTGCCGACGAGCACCGTCTTGGTTGGCGACTTCCGTCTACCCAAGTTCAAGCTCGCGTTCGATACCGAGTTGGCCGGTGTTTTTCACGACTTGGGACTCAAGGACGCTTTCGACCCGGAGAAGGCCGACTTCACAGACATGGCGGAGGGCGCCGGCAGGCCCTTGGCGCTGGAGGAAATGCTGCACAAGGCTGTCATCGAGGTGAACGAGGAAGGCACCGAGGCGGCCGCTGTAACGGCAGCCCTCATGTTTGGATGTGCGTCTGGCTACCCGCCGCCGTGCGTGGACTTTGTCGCTGATCATCCGTTTGCCTTCTTTGTGATGGAGGAGGCCTCGGGTGCAATCATGTTCGCAGGGCACGTCCTTGACCCATCAAGTGAGTGA